One window from the genome of Bacteroidales bacterium encodes:
- a CDS encoding DEAD/DEAH box helicase family protein: MLIRVNNFSILGVYFSKMSQDINQNPEQKARDNIDKQLIACGWVVQNKEQLNLGAGIGVAVREYLTDVGPADYVLFVDRKPVGIIEAKRDEEGVRLTTVEDQSTDYATSKLKHLNNDPLPYVYESTGELTRFTDYTDPKPRSRPVFTFFKPETFREWQRKPESLRKRLFNLPVLPTNGLRDCQIKAITDLDQSFKENRPKALIQMATGSGKTFTAITFIYRLLKFCDAKRILFLVDTKNLGEQAEQEFMAYVPSDDNRKFTELYNVQRLRSSYVATDSQVCISTIQRLYSILKEEELDESAEETNPGEIQWGKREPVPVAYNEKVPLEFFDFIVIDECHRSIYNLWKQVLDYFDAFLIGLTATPDNRTFGFFNQNIVSEYTHEQAVVDGVNVGFNVYLIETAISKKGGAVWKGEYVDLREKLTRRKRWEQLDEDVVYSAKQLDNAVVNPNQIREIIRTFKERLPEIFPYRDEVPKTLIFAKTDSHADDIIQIAREEFAEENRFCKKITYNSDDPKSVLAQFRNDYYPRIAVTVDMIATGTDVKPLECLLFMRDVKSRNYFEQMKGRGTRVIDLDDLKKVTPSAQYTKDHFVIVDAVGVTKSLKTDSRPLEKKPGIPLKDLLMAITVGARDEELFSSLANRLIRLDKQISETEKTKFAEKAQGKSISQVAKELLNAYNPDILEEISDNILKNNPAATSNEIETAVNNAQSEMIEQAACTFHGELNTYIENVRKAHEQVIDIINPDKLEFAGWEEQSAEHANKIISDFKSYIEANKEEITALQIFYGQPYRRRELTYKMIKELLEQLKADKPAMAPMKVWHAYAAIEQTNGSPKNDLIALVSLVRRVCELDSTLTPYDKTVDKNFQDWVWKKHSGAGEKFNEDQMQWLRMIKDYVATSFHIAKDDFDLSPFNALGGLGKMWQLFGDKTEEIINELNEILAA; encoded by the coding sequence ATGCTAATACGCGTTAACAATTTTAGTATTTTAGGGGTTTATTTCAGTAAAATGTCTCAGGATATTAACCAGAACCCCGAACAAAAAGCCCGCGACAATATTGATAAGCAGTTGATCGCCTGTGGGTGGGTTGTTCAAAACAAGGAACAACTAAACCTTGGTGCGGGTATTGGTGTGGCCGTACGTGAGTATCTTACCGATGTCGGGCCGGCTGATTATGTGCTGTTTGTTGACCGCAAGCCTGTTGGTATCATAGAAGCCAAACGTGATGAAGAAGGAGTGCGGCTTACCACTGTTGAGGACCAGTCAACAGATTATGCTACCAGCAAATTGAAACACCTGAATAACGATCCCCTGCCCTACGTTTACGAAAGCACCGGAGAGTTAACACGCTTTACCGATTATACTGATCCAAAGCCCCGCTCCCGCCCTGTTTTTACATTTTTCAAGCCTGAAACCTTTCGCGAATGGCAACGAAAACCGGAATCTTTGAGGAAAAGGCTGTTTAATCTCCCTGTTTTGCCAACTAATGGATTACGTGACTGCCAGATAAAAGCTATTACCGACCTTGACCAATCATTTAAAGAAAACAGGCCAAAGGCGCTGATTCAGATGGCTACGGGTTCGGGAAAAACCTTTACAGCCATTACATTTATCTACCGCCTGCTGAAATTTTGTGATGCCAAACGGATACTTTTTTTAGTTGACACAAAAAATCTTGGCGAACAAGCCGAACAGGAATTCATGGCTTATGTCCCTTCCGATGACAACAGGAAATTCACAGAATTATATAATGTTCAACGATTACGGTCTTCATATGTAGCAACCGACAGTCAGGTATGCATCAGCACCATACAGCGTTTGTATTCCATTTTAAAAGAGGAAGAACTCGACGAAAGCGCAGAAGAAACCAACCCGGGCGAAATACAATGGGGAAAACGCGAACCTGTTCCAGTGGCATATAATGAAAAAGTCCCCCTCGAATTTTTTGATTTTATCGTGATCGACGAATGTCACCGCAGCATTTACAACTTGTGGAAACAGGTACTCGATTATTTTGATGCATTTCTGATCGGCCTAACGGCAACACCAGATAACCGCACCTTTGGATTTTTCAATCAGAATATCGTAAGCGAATACACTCACGAGCAAGCCGTGGTTGACGGTGTAAATGTGGGTTTTAACGTATATCTTATTGAAACCGCCATCTCAAAAAAAGGTGGCGCTGTATGGAAAGGCGAATATGTTGATCTCCGCGAAAAGCTAACCCGACGTAAACGCTGGGAACAACTGGATGAAGATGTGGTATATTCGGCAAAACAGCTCGACAATGCTGTAGTAAATCCGAATCAGATAAGGGAAATTATCAGGACATTTAAAGAACGTTTGCCTGAAATTTTTCCGTACCGGGATGAAGTCCCAAAAACCCTCATCTTTGCGAAGACCGACAGCCATGCCGATGATATTATTCAAATAGCAAGGGAAGAATTTGCCGAAGAAAACCGTTTCTGCAAAAAGATAACTTATAATTCTGATGACCCCAAATCGGTGCTGGCACAATTCCGCAACGATTACTATCCGCGCATAGCCGTCACCGTTGACATGATCGCTACCGGTACCGATGTAAAACCATTGGAGTGCCTGCTTTTTATGAGGGATGTTAAAAGCCGTAATTATTTTGAACAGATGAAAGGCCGCGGCACACGTGTGATTGATCTGGACGACCTGAAAAAAGTAACGCCATCGGCGCAATACACTAAAGACCATTTTGTAATTGTTGATGCGGTTGGAGTAACTAAATCACTTAAAACGGACAGCCGCCCTCTGGAGAAAAAACCGGGTATTCCGCTGAAAGATCTGCTCATGGCAATAACTGTTGGCGCACGTGATGAAGAATTATTTTCTTCTTTGGCAAACCGGCTGATACGGTTGGACAAACAAATATCCGAAACTGAAAAAACAAAGTTTGCAGAAAAAGCACAAGGTAAATCCATTAGCCAGGTTGCAAAAGAGTTGTTGAATGCCTACAATCCGGACATTTTAGAAGAAATCAGCGATAACATTTTAAAAAATAATCCTGCGGCTACATCTAACGAAATTGAAACCGCCGTCAATAATGCTCAATCCGAAATGATTGAACAAGCCGCCTGCACGTTCCACGGGGAATTGAACACATACATTGAAAATGTCCGCAAGGCACATGAACAGGTGATTGATATTATCAATCCCGACAAGCTTGAGTTTGCGGGTTGGGAAGAGCAATCAGCCGAACATGCAAATAAAATTATCAGCGATTTTAAGTCATACATTGAAGCCAACAAAGAAGAAATAACTGCTCTGCAGATATTTTACGGACAGCCATACCGCCGCCGTGAACTGACCTATAAAATGATTAAAGAACTACTTGAGCAATTAAAGGCAGACAAACCGGCCATGGCGCCAATGAAAGTCTGGCACGCTTACGCCGCCATTGAACAAACAAACGGCTCGCCCAAAAACGATCTGATTGCATTGGTATCGCTGGTGCGCAGGGTTTGCGAACTCGACAGCACGCTGACACCTTATGATAAAACCGTGGATAAGAATTTCCAGGACTGGGTATGGAAAAAACATTCCGGCGCCGGAGAAAAATTTAATGAAGATCAAATGCAATGGCTACGAATGATAAAAGATTATGTGGCTACATCATTTCATATTGCAAAGGATGATTTTGACCTCAGCCCGTTTAATGCCCTGGGCGGACTGGGAAAGATGTGGCAGTTGTTTGGAGATAAGACAGAAGAAATTATTAATGAATTAAATGAAATATTAGCAGCATAG